The following are from one region of the Salvia hispanica cultivar TCC Black 2014 chromosome 1, UniMelb_Shisp_WGS_1.0, whole genome shotgun sequence genome:
- the LOC125186319 gene encoding protein unc-13 homolog: MGRDFRISVSHQSAPSSPRTPNSHRSSTPTTHDLSSPFSGIEGLERDELREAAYEVFFTACRSSPGFGGRNALSYYNASIDTADPYGACPDSPGKHNGVGTAVTSRVKRALGLKMLKRSPASRRTNSCGAVPMPTSPGSSTPDPSSPRFGFSVPLVSRTRRPRTSAEIMRQQMKVSEQSDNRLRKTLMRTLVGQMGRRAETIILPLELLRHLKPSEFSDTDEYHTWQRRQLKILEAGLVLHPSIPLDKMDAFAIKFKEILDSSDQKAIDTGKNSITMRALCNCVVSLAWRSPNGGSTDVCHWADGYPLNVHIYTSLLASIFDSKEETMVLDEVDELIELIKKTWSTLGINRCFHNLCFTWVLFEQFVATGQVEPDLLAASYTMLTEVASDAKKSDRDPYYLTMLAQALSSMNKWMEARLLNYHENFNKETIGLMENMLPLLFSLNKILEEDVPAYVVSSQDNADEFTGNKVDYYIRSSLKNAFDKMVENEDATDLMRNGEAGEASELLMKLAGKIEELAMKEKDTFSPLLKRWHPIAAGVAAVTLHTCYGGLLKQYLAGRSPLLNETLMVLQRAGKLEKNLVQLVVEDSVECDDGGRAIVREMVLYEVDTITYKQMKQWIQDRLSKGKENVLAAKQTETWNPKSKHEPHAYSAVEVVSFTKEALENFFDISITITEASFHFLIDALQTVLREYIAFVASCGTKQGCMPTLPPLTRCSRDSKFAKLWKRAACSVGVEDLNQILSGGDRSHHRPTTSRGTQRLYIRLNTLHYLVSQLQSLDKSVSMSPKVHRSSNRKPSSTSSSYFEPSLSMLRIACHHVSEVAAYRLIFIDSNSVLHSSLYVGGVGNMRINSALRVLKQNLTLLCAIVSERAQPMALKEVMRACFELFMRVLLAGGNNRMFCQLDHPAIEEDFDLLKSLFSTFLSADEVVEREAEVVQGVLALMGQSTEQLIEDFNSVATEPCGEDRKIPIPPTTANWSRSDANTILRVLCARKDRSANHFLKKTFHMAKRGTGVRAV, from the exons ATGGGTCGTGATTTCCGCATTTCCGTGAGCCACCAGAGCGCGCCCTCCTCCCCGCGCACTCCTAACAGCCACCGCTCGTCCACACCCACCACACACGACCTCTCGTCGCCCTTCAGCGGGATCGAAGGCCTCGAGCGCGATGAGCTCCGCGAGGCCGCCTACGAGGTGTTCTTCACAGCGTGCCGCTCCTCTCCTGGCTTCGGAGGCCGCAACGCCCTCTCCTATTACAACGCCTCCATCGACACCGCCGACCCGTACGGGGCCTGCCCCGACTCCCCGGGGAAGCATAACGGCGTCGGAACGGCCGTCACCAGCCGCGTGAAGAGAGCATTGGGGCTCAAGATGCTGAAACGCTCGCCCGCGTCGCGGCGGACAAACTCATGCGGGGCAGTGCCCATGCCCACGTCCCCTGGCTCGTCCACGCCCGATCCGTCGAGCCCGAGGTTCGGGTTCTCGGTGCCGCTTGTTTCGAGGACGAGGCGGCCGCGGACTTCGGCGGAGATTATGCGGCAGCAAATGAAAGTGAGTGAGCAGAGCGACAATAGGCTGCGGAAAACTCTGATGAGGACTCTTGTTGGCCAA ATGGGGCGGCGTGCAGAGACGATCATCCTCCCGTTGGAGCTTCTCCGCCACCTGAAGCCATCGGAGTTCAGCGACACAGATGAGTACCACACGTGGCAGAGGCGACAGCTGAAAATACTAGAGGCAGGACTAGTACTCCACCCATCCATCCCCTTAGACAAAATGGATGCATTCGCCATCAAGTTCAAAGAAATTCTAGACTCTTCCGACCAGAAGGCGATTGACACCGGAAAAAACTCCATTACCATGCGAGCTCTGTGCAACTGTGTGGTGTCTCTGGCATGGCGCAGCCCCAACGGAGGCAGCACCGATGTCTGCCACTGGGCTGACGGATACCCTCTCAACGTCCACATCTACACATCACTGCTCGCTTCCATCTTCGACTCCAAGGAAGAGACTATGGTGCTAGACGAAGTCGATGAGTTGATCGAGCTCATCAAGAAGACATGGTCCACTTTGGGAATCAACAGATGCTTCCACAACCTCTGCTTCACATGGGTTCTATTCGAGCAATTCGTCGCGACTGGCCAAGTGGAACCTGATCTCCTAGCTGCATCTTATACCATGTTGACTGAGGTTGCTAGTGATGCTAAGAAATCAGACCGAGATCCTTACTATCTCACAATGCTAGCCCAAGCTCTTAGTTCCATGAACAAGTGGATGGAAGCCAGGTTACTCAATTACCATGAGAATTTCAACAAAGAAACAATTGGCCTAATGGAGAATATGCTTCCTTTACTTTTCTCCCTTAACAAAATATTAGAAGAGGATGTGCCAGCCTACGTTGTTTCCAGCCAAGATAACGCCGACGAATTCACTGGAAATAAAGTTGATTATTACATCCGGTCGTCTCTGAAGAACGCATTCGACAAG atggtAGAAAATGAAGACGCGACGGATTTGATGAGGAACGGCGAGGCAGGGGAGGCAAGCGAGCTGCTGATGAAGTTAGCTGGGAAAATAGAAGAGCTGGCCATGAAGGAGAAGGACACTTTCAGCCCTCTTCTGAAGAGATGGCACCCGATCGCCGCTGGGGTTGCTGCAGTGACGCTGCACACCTGCTACGGGGGTTTGCTCAAGCAATATTTGGCAGGAAGATCGCCGCTCTTGAATGAGACGCTGATGGTTCTGCAGAGGGCCGGGAAGCTGGAGAAGAACCTGGTGCAGCTGGTGGTTGAGGATTCAGTGGAGTGCGACGACGGCGGCAGGGCCATTGTAAGAGAGATGGTTCTTTATGAAGTGGATACCATCACTTATAAACAGATGAAGCAATGGATTCAAGACAGACTGTCCAAAGGGAAGGAGAATGTATTGGCAGCAAAGCAAACTGAA ACATGGAATCCCAAGTCGAAACACGAACCTCACGCTTATTCAGCAGTAGAGGTGGTCTCCTTTACCAAGGAAGCCCTCGAGAATTTCTTCGACATTTCCATCACGATAACCGAGGCCTCGTTCCATTTTCTCATCGATGCCTTGCAGACCGTCTTACGTGAATACATCGCATTTGTTGCCTCATGCG GAACAAAGCAAGGCTGCATGCCTACACTTCCACCACTAACACGCTGCAGCCGCGACTCAAAGTTCGCGAAGCTCTGGAAAAGGGCAGCTTGTAGCGTTGGAGTGGAAGATCTGAACCAGATTCTGTCTGGGGGAGATAGAAGCCATCACCGGCCAACGACAAGCCGCGGAACGCAACGACTATACATAAGGCTTAACACATTGCACTACCTAGTCTCCCAACTGCAAAGCTTGGACAAATCAGTGTCCATGTCGCCCAAAGTCCACCGATCCTCGAACAGAAAACCGTCATCCACCTCCTCCTCCTACTTCGAACCTAGTTTATCCATGTTACGAATCGCCTGCCACCATGTCTCTGAGGTGGCTGCGTACCGCCTCATATTCATCGACTCCAACTCGGTTCTGCACAGCAGCCTGTACGTGGGTGGGGTGGGCAACATGCGCATCAATTCGGCGCTGAGAGTTCTGAAGCAGAACCTGACTCTCCTGTGCGCCATAGTGAGCGAGAGAGCGCAGCCGATGGCGCTCAAGGAAGTGATGAGGGCATGCTTTGAGTTGTTTATGAGGGTGCTTCTAGCCGGCGGAAACAACAGGATGTTCTGCCAGCTAGATCACCCTGCCATAGAGGAGGATTTCGACCTCCTCAAGTCGTTATTCAGCACGTTCCTGAGCGCGGACGAGGTGGTGGAGAGGGAGGCTGAGGTGGTGCAAGGGGTGTTGGCGCTCATGGGGCAGTCCACGGAGCAATTGATCGAGGATTTCAACAGCGTTGCAACGGAGCCGTGTGGAGAAGACCGTAAGATCCCCATACCGCCTACCACAGCAAACTGGAGCCGATCTGATGCCAACACCATATTGAGGGTGCTCTGTGCTAGGAAAGATCGATCTGCCAATCATTTTCTCAAGAAAACATTTCACATGGCTAAGAGGGGGACTGGCGTTAGGGCTGTTTGA
- the LOC125186329 gene encoding uncharacterized protein LOC125186329, whose product MDMMAKQLDFLTSKFSSMETEPTGLESEEVNYVHQGGNNRNFNNNYRHHQGGGNFNSFGNKAHPNLSYGNPHNALQPPPGFQVSNGQIIEPKKNELGDVLMTFMKQTGEIMANSDKRLKQVETDVQSLGIHMKSIDTQMSQISQAVGLQNYTSESGTNYEGPSMPSENEGRVAEKRAEEEELVEEDETVQISTPPKENMTIPSLTPHTAHTPAEVRIPYPQRVQKKKTDAQFSRFLDIFRKVNLNIPLVEALQEMPTYAKFLKDVLSKKKKWTDYETVNISENCSAIIQKKLPAKLKDPGSFNISCVIGNDKQTRALCDLGASINLMPLSFFRKMKIDTLKPTTITLQMADRTVTYPKGIVEDVLVKVHDFIFPVDFVVLDMEEDVNVPLILGRPFLATGKTLIDTARGELTLHMGNKRHILSIYNAMKSREEEEKECKVVHVVEVQKAQEIESTFGDFSLPQWMFGSCGGSISKEETASNAKVKEKKTKAENSPKVETKISDGALKNTWWKKRLARSYASKIGRKSNTTIYGVT is encoded by the exons ATGGACATGATGGCCAAGCAGCTGGATTTCTTGACTAGTAAGTTCAGCAGTATGGAAACAGAGCCAACCGGGCTCGAAAGTGAAGAGGTGAATTACGTGCACCAAGGCGGCAACAATCGGAATTTCAACAACAACTACCGCCACCATCAAGGCGGTGGTAACTTCAATAGCTTTGGGAATAAGGCACATCCTAATTTGTCTTATGGGAATCCTCACAACGCCTTGCAGCCACCTCCGGGGTTTCAAGTGTCGAACGGACAAATCATTGAGCCGAAGAAGAATGAGCTTGGAGATGTCTTGATGACGTTTATGAAGCAGACAGGGGAAATAATGGCTAATTCTGATAAGAGACTGAAGCAAGTAGAGACAGATGTGCAGAGCCTAGGCATTCACATGAAGAGCATCGATACTCAGATGAGCCAGATTTCACAGGCTGTGG GACTGCAAAACTATACATCTGAGAGTGGAACAAACTACGAGGGACCTTCAATGCCATCCGAGAATGAGGGTAGAGTAGCAGAAAAGAGAGCTGAAGAGGAAGAATTGGTCGAAGAAGATGAGACAGTGCAAATTTCTACTCCACCTAAGGAGAACATGACTATACCTTCACTCACACCACATACAGCTCATACTCCAGCTGAAGTGAGGATCCCTTATCCTCAACGTGttcagaagaagaagacagaTGCTCAGTTCTCGAGGTTCTTAGACATCTTCAGGAAGGTGAACTTAAATATCCCATTGGTGGAGGCACTTCAAGAAATGCCTACATATGCAAAGTTCCTAAAAGATGTGCtctccaagaagaagaagtggaCTGACTATGAGACGGTGAACATATCTGAAAACTGTAGTGCCATAATTCAGAAAAAGCTACCGGCCAAGCTTAAAGATCCTGGGAGTTTCAACATCTCATGCGTCATTGGAAATGACAAACAGACAAGGGCACTTTGTGATCTGGGAGCGAGCATAAATTTGATGCCATTATCGTTTTTCAGAAAGATGAAGATCGACACTCTCAAGCCGACTACAATCACACTGCAGATGGCAGATAGAACCGTCACCTATCCTAAAGGAATTGTTGAGGACGTTCTTGTGAAAGTACACGACTTCATATTTCCCGTCGATTTTGTAGTATTGGATATGGAAGAAGACGTGAATGTACCGCTTATCCTGGGGCGTCCATTCCTTGCAACGGGAAAAACATTGATAGATACAGCGAGGGGAGAGCTCACTCTTCATATGGGCAACAAACGCCACATCTTATCTATCTATAATGCTATGAAGAGTCGTGAGGAAGAGGAAAAGGAGTGCAAAGTTGTGCATGTTGTAGAAGTCCAAAAGGCACAAGAAATTGAGTCCACATTTGGGGATTTTTCTTTGCCGCAATGGATGTTTGGTTCATGTGGTGGATCAATTTCTAAAGAAGAGACTGCATCAAATGCCAAagtgaaggagaagaaaacaaaagctGAAAATTCACCCAAAGTGGAAACCAAAATTTCTGATGGAGCTCTGAAGAATACTTGGTGGAAGAAGAGATTGGCAAGATCATATGCTTCCAAGATTGGCAGAAAATCCAACACCACCATTTATGGCGTGACATGA
- the LOC125202323 gene encoding uncharacterized protein LOC125202323, with amino-acid sequence MRVAVVGGGVSGLVAAYVAAEGGVEVVLYEKEDYLGGHAKTFDVDATSLDLGFMVFNRVTYPNMMEFFENLGVEMELSDMSFSVSLDNGRGCEWGSRALSGLFAQKKNVLNPYFWNMIREIIKFKNDVLDYLEDLENNPDVDRNQTLGSFVQSRGYSELFQKAYLIPICGSIWSCSSEGVMSFSAYSILSFCRNHHLLQLFGRPQWLTVKCRSRTYVNKMKKVLESRGCELRTNAEVCSISGNDEGCVVRTEDGSEEAYDGCIIGAHAPDALKMLGEQATYDELRILSAFQYAYSDIYLHRDISLMPKNPAAWSAWNFLGSINDKVCVTYWLNILQNIEEKGLPYLVTLNPPSTPQHTLLKWSTGHPIPSVAASKASSQLDLIQGKRRIWFCGAYQGYGFHEDGLKAGINAANGLLRKNCMLKSNPKYMVPTWLETGARFLVTRFLERLIATGSLTLLEIGGTMYTFEGSRKGSFLKVTLRVHTPQFYWKVAKEADLGLADAYINGDFSFVDKNEGLLNLFMLFIANRDLNNSTAQPNNRRGWWTPMLFTSAVASAKYFFQHVSRQNTVTQARRNISRHYDLSNELFSLFLDETMTYSCAIFKSEGEDLKIAQLRKISLLIEKAKISKDDHILEIGCGWGTLAIEVVKRTGCKYTGITLSEQQLQYAELKVKEAGLQDRIKFLLCDYRQLPNNVKYDRIISCEMLEAVGHEFMEEFFRCCESVLAIDGLLVLQFISIPDERYDEYRHSSDFIKEYIFPGGCLPSLSRVTSAMAAASRFCVEHLEDFGVHYYQTLRCWRENFLKNESQIKDLGFNDKFIRTWEYYFDYCAAGFKTCTLGNYQIVFSRPGNVAAFGDPYKGVPSAY; translated from the exons ATGAGAGTGGCGGTGGTAGGAGGCGGAGTGAGTGGGCTGGTTGCGGCGTATGTGGCGGCGGAGGGCGGCGTGGAGGTGGTGCTCTATGAGAAGGAGGATTACTTAGGCGGCCATGCCAAGACCTTTGATGTTGATGCAACTTCTCTTGACCTCGGATTTATGGTTTTCAATCGA GTGACTTATCCAAACATGATGGAATTCTTTGAGAATCTTGGAGTTGAGATGGAGCTCTCGGACATGTCCTTCTCAGTGAGCTTAGACAATGGCCGAGGCTGCGAATGGGGCAGTCGTGCTCTGTCTGGATTATTTGCACAGAAGAAGAATGTGTTGAATCCCTACTTTTGGAATATGATCAGAGAAATCATCAAGTTCAAGAATGATGTGCTCGA TTACCTCGAAGATCTTGAAAACAATCCAGATGTCGATAGGAATCAGACACTTGGGAGCTTCGTGCAATCACGTGGTTACTCTGAGCTCTTTCAAAAGGCCTATCTT ATTCCAATCTGTGGCTCGATCTGGTCATGCTCTTCCGAAGGAGTGATGAGCTTCTCTGCATATTCGATACTTTCATTTTGTCGTAACCACCATCTTCTGCAG CTCTTTGGCCGCCCTCAATGGCTTACTGTGAAGTGTCGTTCACGAACTTATGTCAATAAG ATGAAGAAAGTGCTGGAAAGTAGAGGGTGTGAGTTAAGAACGAATGCTGAAGTATGTTCGATTTCAGGAAACGATGAAG GCTGCGTTGTAAGGACCGAGGACGGCTCAGAAGAAGCGTACGATGGGTGCATAATTGGTGCTCATGCTCCGGATGCTCTGAAGATGTTAGGAGAACAGGCGACGTACGATGAACTAAGAATACTTAGTGCTTTTCAGTATGCCTATAG TGACATTTACCTTCACCGCGACATAAGTCTAATGCCCAAAAACCCGGCAGCATGGAGCGCTTGGAACTTTCTTGGATCCATCAATGACAAAGTTTGTGTCACATATTGGCTCAACATTCTACAG AACATTGAGGAGAAGGGGCTACCTTATCTGGTGACGCTCAACCCTCCTTCCACACCTCAACACACGCTGCTGAAGTGGTCGACTGGCCACCCCATTCCCTCAGTTGCTGCGTCTAAAGCTTCATCTCAGCTAGATCTCATACAAGGGAAGAGAAGGATATGGTTCTGTGGAGCATATCAAG GCTATGGCTTTCACGAGGATGGACTAAAG GCAGGAATAAATGCTGCCAATGGCTTACTTAGAAAAAACTGTATGCTAAAGAGCAACCCCAAATACATGGTACCTACTTGGCTTGAAACGGGGGCGCGTTTTCTTGTTACTAGGTTTCTTGAACGTCTTATAGCTACAGGCAGCCTAAC ATTATTGGAGATCGGAGGTACTATGTACACCTTCGAAGGCAGCAGGAAAGGTAGCTTCTTGAAAGTGACTTTGAGAGTGCATACTCCACAGTTTTATTGGAAG GTTGCAAAAGAAGCAGATTTAGGCCTAGCTGATGCATACATTAATGGTGACTTTTCTTTTGTTGATAAGAATGAAGGTTTGCTCAACCTTTTCATG TTGTTTATCGCGAATAGAGATTTGAATAATTCAACTGCACAGCCGAATAACAGAAG AGGATGGTGGACACCGATGCTTTTCACATCAGCAGTGGCTTctgcaaaatattttttccagCATGTGTCAAGGCAGAACACAGTAACTCAGGCACGGCGTAATATCTCAAGACATTATGACTTA AGCAACGAACTCTTCTCGCTCTTTCTGGACGAAACAATGACATATTCCTGTGCAATATTCAAG TCTGAAGGTGAAGACCTGAAGATTGCTCAGCTCAGGAAAATTTCTCTTCTAATTGAAAag GCAAAGATCAGCAAGGATGATCACATTTTGGAGATCGGGTGTGGTTGGGGAACTTTAGCAATTGAAGTTGTTAAAAGAACCGGCTGCAAATACACCGGTATCACCTTATCCGAACAGCAGCTGCAATATGCTGAACTCAAAGTAAAGGAAGCCGGCCTGCAG GATCGCATAAAATTCCTTCTATGTGACTACAGACAGTTGCCAAACAATGTGAAATATGACAGGATAATATCATG TGAGATGTTAGAAGCTGTAGGTCATGAGTTCATGGAAGAGTTTTTCAGGTGCTGTGAATCCGTGTTAGCAATAGATGGCCTTCTCGTTCTTCAG TTCATATCTATACCAGATGAGAGGTACGATGAATATAGGCATAGTTCAGACTTCATCAAAGAGTATATATTCCCAGGAGGTTGCCTGCCTTCACTAAGCCGAGTAACATCAGCCATGGCTGCTGCCTCGAGATTCTG TGTGGAGCACCTTGAAGACTTTGGAGTCCATTACTACCAGACACTCAGATGCTGGCGCGAAAACTTCCTCAAAAATGAAAG TCAAATAAAGGATCTGGGATTCAACGACAAGTTCATCCGAACGTGGGAGTATTACTTCGACTATTGTGCTGCAGGATTCAAAACTTGTACACTAGGAAACTATCAG ATTGTGTTCAGTCGACCTGGAAATGTCGCAGCATTTGGTGATCCTTACAAGGGTGTTCCTTCTGCTTATTGA
- the LOC125201874 gene encoding protein PROTON GRADIENT REGULATION 5, chloroplastic-like: MAATSVSASAFLGSWATGEDHSLLQAKVAGPPQLRVAVRPQPMMGSSKGGIFAPAVVVTRNIIGKKRFNQLRGKAIALHSQVITEFCKSIGADSKQRQGLIRLAKKNGEWLGFLA, encoded by the exons ATGGCTGCTACCTCAGTTTCTGCTTCTGCTTTTCTTGGGAGCTGGGCCACAGGTGAAGACCACTCCTTGCTGCAGGCCAAGGTGGCCGGGCCGCCGCAACTCAGGGTGGCGGTACGGCCGCAGCCAATGATGGGGAGTAGTAAAGGCGGCATCTTTGCTCCGGCCGTCGTCGTCACTAGAAACATCATTGGAAAGAAGAGGTTCAACCAGCTTCGAGGCAAGGCCATCGCTCTTCACTCACAG GTGATAACAGAATTTTGCAAATCGATAGGAGCTGACAGCAAGCAACGGCAGGGGCTTATTCGGCTGGCCAAGAAGAACGGGGAGTGGCTTGGTTTTCTTGCTTGA